TTTAAAACCCAATGCCGGCTCTTCGCAAAAAATCTTTCCTTTTTTGAGGGAAGTAAATGAATAGCTTGAATCGGAAGCCCTCCTAGAAATTCCAAATCCTTCTCTAATCTAGGCGTTAAAAAAATAAGAGCACCCATGCAAAGAAAAGACAGTTGAAACCCCTGATCAAAAATCGAAAGAGGATGAAGAATCAAAATGAAGAGAAGAGAAGCGCCCAAGCTATTGGCTAAATCATTCTTTTTTCTAAAAAGATGACCCGCTAAAAAAAATGTAGCCATGATGACAGACCGAAAAACGGGATAAGAGAGCCCTGTCATTACCGCATAAATCCAAATAACGATCAGAGTGATCCCCATCACCCAACGTTTTGAAAATGAAAAAAGGCCCAACACAAACATTACGGCCATTAAGATCACACCCAAATGCAATCCCGAAATGGATAAAATATGAACCGTATTGGTATAAAGAAAAGAGGCCTTCACAAAAAAATCTAAATCTTCTCGATCCCCCAAAACCATCGCCCGAAGCAAATTTTGGGAAAGGGGGGCTTCATCCAACCCTAAAGAAAGTTTCTCGCTACACCAAAATTTAATGCAATTCAAAAATCGTTCCCATAAAGAAGGCCCAAGACCCGAAAAGGGCTCAAGATTCCCATCCAAAACCATTGCAATTTCTTGGGTCCTGAGCCACATGGAAAAACTTTCAGTCCCGTTGGGAAATAAGAGCGGCAACCCTATTAATTTTCCAACTACATGAACACCCGCCCCATTTTCAAATTTAAGGAAATCCTTTCCTTTTTCCTTCACCAAAACTTTCCCTTGTGCTTTTAACCACTGGCCCTTTGCCGCTTGAATCTCACTAGCTTTCACAATCCATTGAACTTTTTCTGAAATTTTTATCTGACCCAAAACCTTCCCATGAAGGGAGATTTCCTGATTCAGTGAATCAAATTGGTCCACACGCTGAGAGGATGGTGTCACCGAAGAATCGTAAAGAAAAAAACCTAAGAGAAAGAATAGAAGATAGACCTGAAAGGTTTTTGAAGAACTCTTTTGAAGCAAAAAGAATAATGGAAAAGCCAGAAGCCCTATGACCCACAGAATCCAGGAAAATCCGAGTGGAACAAAAGAAGCACTAAAAATACCCGCGGCTAAAAAAATCGACAAAGCAAAAAGCGGACGCTTCATTTCTATTTTCCATAATCAACCAATTTTACGCTTACCCCCTGCATTCGAATCTTGACCAGATGAAGGATGGGAACTTCATCACTCAACCAAGCAAGAACAACCCGATCATTGTAAACTCCTTTATAACGCTTACATTCAAAATGTTTTTGATCCATGGTAACGGCTCCTTCTCCAATCAGGTTAAAGTTGATTTGAAAAAACTCGTCCATCTCTGTTTGATCAG
The genomic region above belongs to Chlamydiota bacterium and contains:
- a CDS encoding ComEC/Rec2 family competence protein, which codes for MKRPLFALSIFLAAGIFSASFVPLGFSWILWVIGLLAFPLFFLLQKSSSKTFQVYLLFFLLGFFLYDSSVTPSSQRVDQFDSLNQEISLHGKVLGQIKISEKVQWIVKASEIQAAKGQWLKAQGKVLVKEKGKDFLKFENGAGVHVVGKLIGLPLLFPNGTESFSMWLRTQEIAMVLDGNLEPFSGLGPSLWERFLNCIKFWCSEKLSLGLDEAPLSQNLLRAMVLGDREDLDFFVKASFLYTNTVHILSISGLHLGVILMAVMFVLGLFSFSKRWVMGITLIVIWIYAVMTGLSYPVFRSVIMATFFLAGHLFRKKNDLANSLGASLLFILILHPLSIFDQGFQLSFLCMGALIFLTPRLEKDLEFLGGLPIQAIHLLPSKKERFFAKSRHWVLKIVSGSLAVWLGVLPVVAYHFQIFSPVTILANLLVVPWVGLSMNLGFASCLLGFIPGVSLSLNSVNGILLNILIFLMDFLSRIPGACFFIHQPSKLWFLFYYGVIALGFLKAQGKIKFFYFLLVALSLVAFLFQVPDKKCLRLQLVNRNDFKAQMIQWPNGSGALWIKDSLSSSDQKDQGKVEWVGRLPFIFKTRDIQNIFFNQEFWPHSETFLQAFPQAKLNPSMEEVEENIKEVKNLFPDKKNLDEFEFHDIWFQWINTKEVLQSFFERPEGKGVLILSDGPYDLESFLKILDRGKILAVVYDESLDKDLMEALRERGISSYSISKGEPLILETDGKSLFIVQ